One genomic window of Gallaecimonas sp. GXIMD4217 includes the following:
- the mrcB gene encoding penicillin-binding protein 1B encodes MTSKQRKSRSKAAPRKAKKGKAQPKRRWWPLLAKLSLVMVAVLSLYAIYLDGVVRDRFEGQTWQLPAQIYGRPLSLYAGAPLSRDQLVDELKLLKYRKVRNPDQPGEFSASSAKVEIYRRPFAFPEGREGARRILVEFAGDRVEEVYDQKSGRPVAIERIEPVLVELLSQSGEEERIFVPLKDMPELLPKTLILVEDRKFYQHHGVSPLAIARALLANIRAGRSVQGGSTLTQQLAKNFFLTRERSLSRKINEALMALIIDLRYDKERILEAYLNEIFLGQAKAQAVHGVGLASRFYFGRPVSELAPEQMALLVGIIKGPSYYDPRRHPERARERRDLILRLMLEHDLLGRKAYERAARAPLGVTKERRLTATTVPAYMQKVRRELNGHLAGYVGDAQGVRVFTGLEPLAQQALEKAVALSFGRDFKGKELETAVVVTDKRSGLVKAMAGGKDVDFAGFNRALDAHRPIGSLAKPVVYMTALADPGRYNLASVLLDQPIALQSTDGDTWAPKNYDKQYRGQVALVDALVDSLNVPTVNLGMQLGVDTVLDSFRLLGVNADLPPYPSLFLGAASLSPLDVAQLYQGLASGGLRKEVAAVSAVTTGDGELLYQLDGSARAATTEEAAYLTNYAMTEVVRRGTAKSLGQRFPNLVLAGKTGTTDDYRDSWYAGFDARDLVVIWLGKDDNSPAGLTGATGSLRLYRRYLDYRQPISLRLRPPQAIVDARFAADGSYNGACRKGGRLLPADSSGLDQDGCDKVKGFLEKVFGW; translated from the coding sequence GTGACCAGCAAGCAACGCAAAAGCCGCAGCAAGGCGGCCCCCAGGAAGGCCAAGAAAGGCAAAGCCCAACCGAAGCGCCGCTGGTGGCCGCTGCTGGCCAAGCTGAGCCTGGTGATGGTGGCGGTGCTGTCGCTGTACGCCATCTACCTGGACGGCGTGGTTCGGGACAGGTTCGAGGGCCAGACCTGGCAGCTGCCGGCGCAGATCTACGGCCGGCCCCTGAGCCTCTACGCCGGTGCGCCCCTGAGCCGGGACCAGCTGGTCGACGAATTGAAGCTGCTGAAATACCGCAAGGTGCGCAACCCCGATCAGCCCGGTGAATTCTCGGCCTCCAGCGCCAAGGTGGAGATCTACCGCCGCCCCTTCGCCTTCCCCGAGGGCCGGGAGGGGGCACGGCGCATCCTGGTGGAGTTCGCCGGTGACAGGGTCGAGGAGGTCTACGACCAGAAGAGCGGCCGTCCGGTGGCCATAGAGCGCATCGAGCCGGTGCTGGTGGAGCTGCTCAGCCAGTCCGGCGAGGAGGAGCGCATCTTCGTGCCCCTCAAGGACATGCCCGAGCTGCTGCCCAAGACGCTGATCCTGGTGGAGGATCGCAAGTTCTACCAGCACCACGGCGTCTCGCCGTTGGCCATCGCCCGGGCACTGCTGGCCAACATCCGCGCCGGCCGCTCGGTGCAGGGCGGCTCCACCCTGACCCAGCAGCTGGCCAAGAATTTCTTCCTGACCCGCGAGCGCAGCCTGAGCCGCAAGATCAACGAGGCCCTGATGGCCCTGATCATCGACCTGCGCTATGACAAGGAGCGCATCCTTGAGGCCTACCTCAACGAGATCTTCCTGGGCCAGGCCAAGGCCCAGGCGGTGCACGGCGTCGGCCTGGCGTCGCGCTTCTATTTCGGTCGCCCGGTCTCCGAGCTGGCGCCGGAGCAGATGGCGCTGCTGGTGGGCATCATCAAGGGCCCCTCCTACTATGATCCACGCCGTCATCCGGAGCGGGCCAGGGAGCGCCGGGACCTGATCCTGCGGCTGATGCTGGAGCACGACCTGCTCGGCCGCAAGGCCTACGAGCGGGCCGCCCGGGCGCCCCTGGGGGTCACCAAGGAGCGCCGCCTCACCGCCACCACGGTGCCGGCCTACATGCAGAAGGTGCGCCGCGAGCTGAACGGTCACCTGGCCGGCTATGTGGGCGATGCCCAGGGCGTGCGGGTGTTCACCGGCCTGGAGCCCCTGGCCCAGCAGGCCCTGGAGAAGGCGGTGGCACTGTCGTTCGGCCGCGATTTCAAGGGCAAGGAACTGGAGACGGCGGTGGTGGTCACCGACAAGCGCTCCGGCCTGGTCAAGGCCATGGCCGGTGGCAAGGACGTGGACTTCGCCGGCTTCAACCGGGCCCTGGATGCCCACAGGCCCATAGGCTCCCTGGCCAAGCCGGTGGTGTACATGACCGCCCTGGCCGATCCGGGCCGCTACAACCTGGCCTCGGTGCTGCTGGATCAGCCCATCGCCCTCCAGTCCACGGACGGCGATACCTGGGCGCCCAAGAACTACGACAAGCAGTACCGCGGCCAGGTAGCGTTGGTGGACGCCCTGGTGGATTCCCTGAACGTGCCCACCGTCAACCTGGGCATGCAACTGGGGGTGGATACGGTGCTGGACAGCTTCCGGCTGCTGGGCGTGAATGCCGACTTGCCGCCTTACCCGTCGCTGTTCCTGGGCGCCGCCTCGCTGTCGCCCCTGGACGTGGCCCAGCTCTACCAGGGACTGGCCTCGGGGGGCCTGCGCAAGGAGGTGGCGGCGGTATCGGCGGTGACCACGGGCGACGGCGAGCTGCTCTACCAGCTTGATGGCAGTGCCAGGGCCGCCACCACCGAGGAGGCCGCCTACCTGACCAACTACGCCATGACCGAGGTGGTGCGCCGGGGTACCGCCAAGAGCCTGGGCCAGCGCTTCCCGAACCTGGTCCTGGCCGGCAAGACAGGCACCACCGACGACTACCGCGACTCCTGGTACGCCGGCTTCGACGCCCGGGATCTGGTGGTGATCTGGCTGGGCAAGGACGACAACAGCCCGGCCGGCCTCACCGGCGCCACAGGCTCCCTGCGCCTGTACCGGCGCTACCTGGACTACCGCCAGCCCATCAGCCTGCGGCTGCGGCCGCCGCAGGCCATAGTGGATGCCCGTTTCGCCGCCGACGGCAGCTACAACGGCGCCTGCCGCAAGGGCGGCCGGTTGCTGCCCGCCGACAGCAGCGGCCTGGACCAGGATGGCTGCGACAAGGTCAAGGGTTTCCTGGAGAAGGTGTTCGGCTGGTAA
- the egtB gene encoding ergothioneine biosynthesis protein EgtB has product MAEQQGNQAGDTQRVRDYLAVRERTLALVAPLSAEDMVVQSMPDASPAKWHLGHTSWFFETFLLQGQPHYRPFDPDFPYLFNSYYEALGPRQPRPQRGLLTRPGLERVLAYRRHVDRHMVELLQAGADDDALGLLALGLAHEEQHQELLLMDLLHLFSCSPLAPAYDDNWPALPGSGPGRFRIRPGGLVEIGQELDTGFHFDNEGPRHRIWLQPFEISERLVTNGQWLAFMEDGGYRRVGLWLADGWALVQEQRWQAPLYWRQGNDGSWWEFGLGGLKPLDPEAPVSHVSYYEADAFACWAGARLPTEAEWEMAAVDAVLEQQQDCAWQWTASAYLPYPGFRAAAGAVGEYNGKFMSGQMVLRGGSQLTPGGHSRPSYRNFFQPDQRWVKAGVRLARDVSQACAGQLDSDFALDVVKGLSAAVKALPPKYFYDATGSRLFEEICRLPEYYLTRSESRLLGQIAPALMAEVPEGTVLVEFGSGASDKTRLLLEAGPGLDTYVPIDISEDALQGAAERLRRRYPGLTVMPIKGDFTQPLALPASLGQRARIGFFPGSTIGNFDPGQARRLLSGMRGLLGPEARLIIGVDMVKEEQVLLDAYDDSQGVTTAFNKNLLGRINRELLGNFNPAAFDHLALWNGKESRVEMHLVSRQDQIVQMAGHSFRFRSGERLHTENSYKFTPASFSALAAAAGWQVERHWLSEAPQFGIFVLT; this is encoded by the coding sequence ATGGCAGAGCAGCAAGGAAACCAGGCCGGGGACACCCAGAGGGTAAGGGACTACCTGGCCGTGCGAGAAAGGACACTGGCCCTGGTGGCGCCGCTCAGCGCCGAGGACATGGTGGTCCAGTCCATGCCGGACGCCAGCCCGGCCAAATGGCACCTGGGCCACACCAGTTGGTTCTTCGAGACCTTCCTGCTGCAGGGCCAGCCCCATTACCGGCCCTTCGATCCCGACTTCCCCTACCTGTTCAACTCCTACTATGAGGCCCTTGGGCCCCGCCAGCCCCGCCCACAGCGGGGCCTGCTGACCCGGCCCGGCCTGGAGCGGGTGCTGGCCTACCGCCGCCATGTGGATCGGCACATGGTCGAATTGCTGCAGGCCGGTGCCGACGACGATGCCCTGGGGCTGCTGGCCCTGGGACTGGCCCACGAGGAGCAGCACCAGGAGCTGCTGCTGATGGACCTGTTGCACCTGTTCTCATGCTCGCCACTGGCGCCCGCCTATGACGACAACTGGCCGGCACTTCCCGGCAGCGGGCCAGGCCGCTTCCGGATCCGCCCAGGCGGCCTGGTGGAAATTGGCCAGGAGCTCGACACCGGCTTTCATTTCGACAACGAAGGGCCGCGCCACAGGATCTGGTTGCAGCCCTTCGAGATCAGTGAGCGCCTGGTGACCAACGGCCAGTGGCTGGCCTTCATGGAAGACGGCGGCTATCGGCGGGTAGGACTGTGGCTGGCGGACGGTTGGGCCCTGGTTCAGGAGCAGCGGTGGCAGGCGCCCCTGTACTGGCGCCAGGGCAATGACGGCAGCTGGTGGGAGTTCGGCCTGGGCGGCCTGAAGCCTCTGGATCCCGAAGCCCCCGTCAGCCACGTCAGCTACTACGAAGCCGATGCCTTCGCCTGCTGGGCCGGGGCCCGGCTGCCGACCGAGGCAGAATGGGAGATGGCCGCCGTCGATGCCGTCCTCGAGCAGCAGCAGGATTGCGCATGGCAGTGGACGGCCAGCGCCTACCTGCCATATCCCGGTTTCAGGGCCGCGGCCGGCGCCGTGGGGGAGTACAACGGCAAATTCATGTCCGGCCAGATGGTGCTGCGCGGCGGCAGCCAGCTTACCCCCGGCGGCCACTCTCGCCCCAGCTACCGCAACTTCTTCCAGCCCGACCAGCGCTGGGTCAAGGCCGGCGTGCGCCTGGCCAGGGATGTGTCCCAGGCCTGTGCGGGCCAGCTCGATAGCGACTTCGCTCTGGATGTGGTGAAGGGGTTGTCGGCAGCGGTCAAGGCGCTTCCGCCCAAGTATTTCTACGATGCGACCGGCTCCAGGCTGTTCGAGGAGATCTGCCGTCTCCCCGAATACTACCTGACCCGCAGCGAATCCAGGCTGCTGGGCCAGATAGCCCCGGCGTTGATGGCCGAGGTGCCAGAGGGAACCGTGCTGGTGGAATTCGGCAGCGGTGCCAGCGACAAGACCCGGCTGCTGCTGGAGGCCGGACCCGGCCTCGATACCTATGTGCCCATCGATATCAGCGAAGATGCCCTGCAGGGGGCGGCCGAACGCCTGCGCCGGCGCTACCCCGGCCTGACGGTGATGCCCATCAAGGGGGACTTCACCCAGCCGCTGGCGTTGCCGGCCTCCCTGGGGCAGCGGGCCAGGATCGGTTTCTTCCCCGGCTCGACCATAGGCAACTTCGATCCGGGCCAGGCCAGGAGGCTGCTCAGCGGTATGCGCGGCCTCCTGGGTCCCGAGGCGAGGCTGATCATCGGTGTCGACATGGTCAAGGAGGAACAGGTGCTGCTGGACGCTTATGACGACAGCCAGGGCGTTACCACCGCCTTCAACAAGAACCTGCTCGGGCGCATCAACCGTGAGCTGTTGGGCAACTTTAACCCGGCCGCCTTCGACCATCTGGCGCTGTGGAACGGCAAGGAATCCAGGGTGGAGATGCACCTGGTGAGCCGCCAGGATCAGATAGTCCAGATGGCCGGCCACAGCTTCCGGTTCCGCAGCGGCGAGCGGCTGCACACGGAGAATTCCTACAAGTTCACGCCGGCTTCCTTTTCGGCCCTGGCGGCCGCTGCCGGCTGGCAGGTGGAACGACACTGGTTGAGCGAGGCGCCCCAGTTCGGCATTTTCGTACTGACCTGA
- a CDS encoding EAL domain-containing protein — protein sequence MVDPKSQQLSQRLAQALAEQSSLAQEIRRTRVLASLVQQGYRLAGQCENNTRLTQKLLHLLLKAAMVDMVALYELHRGEARLLHSLGHWQDPISHLSQPNESQCWQKGQPLPPELAPLINANECHRLLYHQRPDYGLALVLGLNQGVGVSLKLSRDDFDFLDSVLTLLQDLLERFTLNNRLKAQATQDPLTKLPNRILAFDRLQQAIDTFNPRNNQLVLVFFLDLDRFKDVNDIYGHHSGDQLLRMVGQRLGNSLRTGDTLARLGSDQFLVILDHASKLKTADVIATNLLDCFKTPFNLLKGPVKINASIGIAVYPGDGDSATVLVRNADAARLQAREDGDNRYRFFTPAMNKAISARVNLERALQQALAKQELSLVYQPQVEISTGRVLGVEALLRWHSAELGSVSPEQFIPLAEEDGLINPIGLWVLEEACRQQADWLEQGLRLRMAINVSARQLREPSLVDNIEMLLQRYRLPASGLELELTERVVLDAGHEQTRQNLQGLQALGLSLALDDFGTGYSSLRYLNEHAFHCLKIDKAFVSQLQHGGKEKTLISAVIAMAQKLGIWVVAEGVETEEQLTQLKLMNCNAIQGYLFAPPLPPRALLEALTVRDGHCYLN from the coding sequence ATGGTCGATCCCAAGTCCCAGCAGCTCAGCCAGCGCCTGGCCCAGGCCCTGGCTGAACAGTCTTCCCTGGCCCAGGAGATCCGCCGCACCCGGGTGCTGGCCAGCCTGGTGCAGCAGGGTTACCGCCTGGCCGGCCAGTGCGAGAACAACACGAGGCTGACCCAGAAGCTGCTGCACCTGCTGCTCAAGGCCGCCATGGTCGACATGGTGGCCCTCTACGAGCTGCACAGGGGCGAGGCCAGGCTGCTGCACAGCCTTGGCCATTGGCAGGATCCCATCAGTCACCTTTCCCAGCCAAACGAGAGCCAATGCTGGCAAAAGGGCCAGCCCCTGCCACCCGAGCTGGCGCCGCTGATCAACGCCAATGAATGCCATCGCCTGCTCTACCACCAGCGCCCGGACTATGGCCTGGCCCTGGTGCTGGGCCTGAACCAGGGGGTGGGCGTCAGCCTCAAGCTGAGCAGGGACGATTTTGATTTCCTCGACTCGGTGTTGACCCTGCTCCAGGATCTGCTGGAGCGCTTCACCCTCAACAACAGGCTCAAGGCCCAGGCCACCCAGGATCCCCTGACCAAGCTGCCCAACCGCATCCTGGCCTTCGACCGCCTGCAGCAGGCCATAGACACCTTCAACCCCAGGAACAACCAACTGGTGCTGGTGTTCTTCCTGGATCTGGACAGGTTCAAGGACGTCAACGACATCTATGGTCACCACAGCGGCGACCAGTTACTGCGCATGGTCGGGCAACGCCTGGGCAACAGCCTGAGGACCGGGGACACCCTGGCCAGGCTGGGCTCGGATCAATTCCTGGTGATCCTCGATCACGCCAGCAAGCTCAAGACCGCCGACGTCATCGCCACCAACCTGCTGGACTGCTTCAAGACCCCCTTCAACCTGCTGAAAGGCCCGGTCAAGATCAATGCCAGCATCGGTATTGCCGTCTACCCGGGCGACGGCGACAGCGCCACCGTGCTGGTACGCAATGCCGACGCCGCCAGGCTCCAGGCCAGGGAAGACGGTGACAACCGCTACCGTTTCTTCACCCCGGCCATGAACAAGGCCATTTCGGCCCGGGTCAACCTGGAAAGGGCCCTGCAGCAGGCGCTGGCCAAGCAGGAACTGAGCCTGGTCTACCAGCCCCAGGTGGAGATCAGCACCGGCAGGGTATTGGGCGTGGAGGCACTGCTGCGTTGGCATTCGGCGGAGCTGGGCTCGGTGAGCCCGGAGCAATTCATTCCCCTGGCCGAGGAAGACGGCCTGATCAACCCCATCGGCCTCTGGGTGCTGGAAGAGGCCTGCCGCCAGCAGGCCGACTGGCTGGAACAGGGCCTGCGGCTGCGCATGGCAATCAATGTCTCCGCCAGGCAGCTCAGGGAGCCGAGCCTGGTGGACAACATCGAAATGCTGCTGCAGCGCTACCGGCTGCCGGCCTCGGGCCTGGAGCTGGAACTCACCGAACGGGTGGTGCTGGATGCCGGCCACGAGCAGACCAGGCAAAACCTGCAGGGACTGCAGGCGCTGGGATTGTCCCTGGCCCTGGACGACTTCGGCACCGGCTATTCGTCACTGCGCTATCTCAACGAACATGCCTTCCATTGCCTGAAGATAGACAAGGCCTTCGTCAGCCAGCTCCAGCATGGCGGCAAGGAAAAGACCCTGATCAGCGCCGTGATCGCCATGGCCCAGAAACTGGGGATCTGGGTGGTGGCCGAAGGGGTGGAAACCGAGGAACAGCTCACCCAGCTCAAGCTCATGAACTGCAACGCCATCCAGGGCTACCTGTTCGCGCCGCCACTGCCGCCCCGGGCCCTGCTGGAGGCCCTGACGGTGCGCGACGGCCATTGCTACCTGAATTAG
- the hrpB gene encoding ATP-dependent helicase HrpB → MSELPVNAILPELLAKLAGQSRFVLEAPPGAGKSTQVPLALLKAPELAGQSILMLEPRRLAARSLARYLASCLGEKPGQSVGYRTRQDSAVGPDTRLEIVTEGILVRRLQHAPLLEGVGMVIFDEFHERNLQGDLALALSLDVQQGLRDDLKLLVMSATLEGARLAEHLGGAVRLQSQGRSYPVAIRHVAPRANQRWLDLCRGQILGALAAEPGSVLVFLPGGREIRYLARDLEGQLPDDVDCYPLFGDLDRRLQDQAIAPPEPGRRKLVLATPIAETSLTIEGIRVVIDSGWCRRPKVDPGTGLTRLETVRISQASSTQRAGRAGRLEPGVAVRLWGESQQQSLAPQDQPEILEAELSALVLELAAWGTGDPAQLDWLDAPPAKAVQAARTLLQALDAIDDQGRISAQGRAMARLGCHPRLAHMLCWTERRAGGSIREASLLAALLEEKDPFPNWDADIEGRLAQIKASSPIGRQAQHYQRRLKAQNDYRAEPGLLLAMAFPERVAREVAPGRYRMASGRAARLAEGDRLWGQPHLVVAAASDSGGDGLIRLAAPLALATWLPEVQGHLAWQPRLDWDKQAGRLLAVEELRFGQLVLETRPLKSLTDEQRSQALCDWIRRQGLQVLPWDDGCRQLQARVQCARDWLAEESWPDLGDQALLTTLEDWLGPFLGSVRKQADLQKLPLLDALKAALPWPLPKRLDEALPRKLTVPTGQSFAIDYVPGQAPALSVPIQAMYGQLDSPRVADGKVVVTLALLSPARRPLQITTDLAAFWAGSYAEVRKEMRGRYPKHEWPDDPAQAKPTRFTKKQQQRQHS, encoded by the coding sequence TTGTCCGAACTTCCCGTCAACGCCATTCTTCCCGAACTGCTGGCCAAGCTGGCCGGCCAAAGCCGCTTCGTGCTGGAGGCGCCGCCCGGTGCCGGCAAGTCCACCCAGGTGCCGCTGGCGCTGCTCAAGGCGCCGGAGCTGGCCGGCCAGAGCATCCTGATGCTCGAGCCCAGGCGGCTGGCGGCCCGCAGCCTGGCCCGCTACCTGGCGTCCTGCCTGGGGGAAAAGCCCGGCCAGAGCGTGGGCTACCGCACCCGCCAGGACAGTGCCGTCGGGCCAGATACCCGGCTGGAGATCGTCACCGAGGGCATACTGGTGCGGCGCCTGCAGCATGCTCCCCTGCTGGAAGGGGTCGGCATGGTCATCTTCGACGAGTTCCACGAACGCAACCTGCAGGGGGATCTGGCCCTGGCCCTGAGCCTGGACGTGCAGCAAGGGCTGAGGGACGACCTCAAGCTGCTGGTGATGTCGGCCACCCTGGAAGGGGCGCGCCTGGCCGAGCACCTGGGCGGCGCCGTGCGCCTGCAAAGCCAGGGCCGCAGCTACCCGGTGGCAATCCGCCACGTGGCGCCCAGGGCCAACCAACGCTGGCTGGATCTCTGCCGTGGCCAGATCCTCGGCGCCCTGGCCGCCGAGCCCGGCTCGGTACTGGTGTTCCTGCCCGGTGGCCGCGAGATCCGCTACCTGGCGCGGGACCTGGAAGGCCAGCTGCCGGACGACGTGGACTGCTATCCCCTGTTCGGGGACTTGGACAGGCGCCTCCAGGACCAGGCCATAGCGCCGCCCGAGCCGGGCCGGCGCAAGCTGGTGCTGGCCACCCCCATCGCCGAGACCAGCCTGACCATAGAAGGGATCCGGGTGGTCATCGACAGCGGCTGGTGCCGTCGGCCCAAGGTGGATCCCGGCACCGGCCTGACCCGGCTGGAAACGGTGCGCATCTCCCAGGCCTCCAGCACCCAGCGGGCCGGCCGGGCCGGGCGCCTGGAGCCCGGTGTCGCCGTCCGCCTCTGGGGCGAGAGCCAGCAGCAGTCCCTGGCCCCCCAGGACCAGCCGGAGATCCTGGAGGCCGAGCTCAGTGCCCTGGTGCTGGAGCTGGCCGCCTGGGGTACCGGCGATCCGGCCCAGTTGGATTGGCTGGACGCGCCGCCGGCCAAGGCGGTGCAGGCTGCCCGGACGCTGCTGCAGGCGCTGGATGCCATAGACGACCAGGGCCGGATCAGCGCCCAGGGCAGGGCCATGGCCAGGCTCGGCTGCCACCCGCGCCTGGCCCATATGCTGTGCTGGACCGAGCGCCGGGCCGGCGGCAGTATCCGCGAGGCCAGCCTCTTGGCGGCGCTGCTGGAGGAAAAGGATCCCTTCCCCAACTGGGACGCCGACATCGAGGGGCGCCTGGCGCAGATCAAGGCCTCCAGTCCCATCGGCCGCCAGGCCCAGCACTACCAGCGGCGGCTGAAAGCCCAGAACGACTACAGGGCCGAGCCCGGCCTGCTGCTGGCCATGGCCTTTCCCGAGCGGGTCGCCAGGGAGGTTGCCCCTGGCCGTTACCGCATGGCCTCCGGCCGGGCGGCCAGGCTGGCGGAAGGGGACCGGCTCTGGGGCCAGCCCCACCTGGTGGTGGCGGCGGCCAGCGACAGCGGCGGCGACGGCCTGATCCGCCTGGCTGCCCCCCTGGCGCTGGCCACCTGGCTGCCGGAGGTGCAGGGTCACCTGGCCTGGCAGCCGCGCCTGGACTGGGACAAGCAGGCCGGCCGGCTGCTGGCCGTCGAGGAGCTGCGCTTCGGCCAGCTGGTGCTGGAGACCCGGCCGCTGAAAAGCCTCACCGACGAGCAGCGCAGCCAGGCGCTGTGCGACTGGATCCGCCGCCAGGGCCTGCAGGTGCTGCCCTGGGACGACGGCTGCCGCCAGCTCCAGGCCAGGGTGCAGTGCGCCCGGGACTGGCTGGCGGAGGAGTCCTGGCCCGATCTGGGCGACCAGGCGCTGCTGACGACCCTGGAAGACTGGCTGGGGCCCTTCCTCGGCAGCGTCCGCAAGCAGGCGGATCTGCAGAAACTGCCGCTGCTGGACGCCTTGAAGGCGGCGCTGCCCTGGCCATTGCCCAAGCGCCTCGACGAGGCCCTGCCCCGGAAGCTGACGGTGCCCACCGGCCAGAGCTTTGCCATCGACTACGTGCCCGGCCAGGCCCCGGCCCTGTCAGTGCCGATTCAGGCCATGTATGGTCAACTGGATTCGCCTCGGGTGGCCGACGGCAAGGTGGTGGTGACACTGGCCCTGCTGTCGCCGGCCAGGCGGCCGCTGCAGATCACCACGGATCTGGCCGCCTTCTGGGCCGGCAGCTACGCCGAGGTACGCAAGGAGATGCGGGGCCGCTATCCCAAGCATGAATGGCCGGACGATCCGGCCCAGGCCAAGCCCACCCGCTTTACCAAGAAACAGCAGCAGAGACAGCATTCGTGA
- the thpR gene encoding RNA 2',3'-cyclic phosphodiesterase, with amino-acid sequence MTSQRCFFALSLTSPQQKSLDKWRRDVLGDRAGRPVPMANFHLTLAFLGHLSPDQIRGLCETAAALSWSPFTLTLDSFGQWRRAGIAYLAPSTVPEPLRALALQLREAGRDQGGFDETRDFKPHITLCRKAHGHLEPSRPPPPIRLAVDTFGLYASADGRYDRLASFPAQA; translated from the coding sequence ATGACCAGCCAGCGCTGCTTCTTTGCCCTTTCCTTGACCAGCCCCCAGCAGAAGTCCCTGGACAAATGGCGCCGTGACGTGCTCGGCGACAGGGCCGGCCGGCCTGTGCCGATGGCGAACTTCCACCTGACCCTGGCCTTCCTGGGTCACCTGAGCCCGGACCAGATCCGCGGCCTCTGCGAGACGGCCGCGGCGCTCAGCTGGTCGCCCTTCACCCTTACCCTGGACAGCTTCGGCCAGTGGCGCCGGGCCGGCATCGCCTATCTGGCGCCCAGTACGGTACCGGAGCCGCTCAGAGCCCTGGCCCTGCAGCTCAGGGAAGCAGGCCGCGATCAGGGCGGCTTCGACGAGACCCGGGACTTCAAACCCCATATCACCCTGTGCCGCAAGGCCCATGGCCATCTGGAGCCGAGCCGGCCGCCACCGCCCATCCGGCTGGCGGTCGATACCTTCGGCCTCTATGCCTCTGCCGACGGCCGTTACGACCGCCTGGCCAGCTTCCCGGCCCAGGCATAA